CCGATCACGCCCTTCTTGCCCAGGCGGTAGGCCAGGTAGTCGGCGTTGTCCATCGCGTAGCGGCCGATGGGCGCCGGCAATTGCGCCAGCACCGGCGACAGGAACAGGTCGTGGCCCTGCGTGCCTTCGCGATGCAGGAAGCGGCCGATGCGGCGCGTGATCTCGTGGCAGCTGTCGACGCAGGCCACGTACTGGGCGCCGGAAATGGCGCGGGCGTATTCGCGCGCGCCGAGCGTGGTGGGCTGCAACTCGTCGGCGGCCAGCCGGCGGTTGCGGGCGCCGACGTAGCTGTCGATGGCGTTGGCGGCGGCGCTGGCGATCAGCGGCAGCATCGGCGACAGCACTTCCTCGGAGCCCACCGGCGGCGCGGCCACCACCAACTCGTGGCCCAGGCCGGCGAACAGGCGCGCGGCCTCGTCGACCGCCGCCGCGACCTCGGGATGGATGGCTTCGCCCTCGTAGGTGGTATTGATATAGGCGATGCGGCGGCGCGGCGCCGATCCCGGATCGGCCGACACCCGCGCCACGATGTCGCGGTACGACTCGCCCGGCCTGGCCGGCGCAGCATAGGGCGCGCCGACGTCAGCGCCGGCGCTGATGTCCAGCGCCGCCGCGCAGTCGCGCACCGACAGCGTCATCATGTGTTCGGTGGCCAGGCCGCCCCAGCCCTCGCCCTTGAGCGGCCCCAGCGGCATCATGCCGCGCGAGGGCTTCAGGCCCAGCACGCCGCAGCAGGACGCGGGAATGCGGATCGAGCCGCCGCCATCGCTGCCGTGGGCGATGCGCACCATGCCGCTGGCCAGCGCCGCGCCGGCGCCGCCGCTGGAACCGCCGGCGCTGTGGCCGGTCTTCCAGGGGTTCTGGGTGGGCGCGCCGTAGACGGGCGATTCGCTGGTGGGGCTCAGGCCCAGTTCGGCGCTGGTGCTGCGGCCGAACGGGATCAGGCCGGCGCGGCGGTAGCGCTTGACGATCTCGGCGTCGACGCTCCAGTCGACCTTGCCGTACAGCACCGAACCCATGGCGCTGGGCAGGCCCAGCGCCGCGGTGCCGAGGTCCTTGAGCAAGGTCGGCACGCCCAGGAACGGACGTTCATGCAGCAGGGCCAGGCGCTGTTCGGCGCTCAGCGCCGCCAGCTCGCCGTCCAGCGCGCGCGCCAGGTCCAGGCCCAGTTCGGCCTGCACGCCGCAGGCCGCGTTGATCGACGGATTGCGCGCCGCCACCCGCTCGAGCGCCTGCTGCATCGCGGCAAGCGCCGTCGTGGCTCCCTGGGCGATATCGGCGCCCAGCGCCATCGCGTCGAAGGAAGAGGAATCAACTCGGTCAGCCGTGCCCATGCTTACGATGCTCCAGGTATCGACGGCGGAATGCCGCAAGTATGAGGATATCGACAGAGCGCCCGGGTCACAAGCCGGGCCCGGCGGCGGCCGCGCGAATCAGGCGCCGGAACCCGGTGCAGCCGGCGTGGCCGGCGCCTCGTCCGTGGCGGCGGCGTCTTCCGCGCCGTCGTAGGCCGCGGCGCCTTCGCCGCCCAGCAGGCGCAGCGCCTCGGCCTCGGGCAGGGCCTCGACGCTCTTCAGGTTGCGCAGCATGGCGCGCGTGCGCACCTCGGTCTGGCCGATCTTGCTGCTGGCGGTGTCCAGCGTCTTCTTGACGCCGGCCAGCGCGTCGCCGAACTTGCCGAACTCGGTCTTGACCGCGCGCAGCACCTGCCAGACCTCGGACGAACGCTGCTCGATCGCCAGCGTGCGAAAGCCCATCTGCAGGCTGTTGAGCAGCGCCGCCAGATTGCTGGGCCCGGCCACGTTGATGCGCAGGTCATGCAGGCGGTCCAGCAGGCCGGGGCGCCGCAGCACTTCGGCGTACAGGCTTTCGGTGGGCAGGAACATGATGGCGAAGTCGGTGGTGTGCGGCGGCGCCACGTACTTGCTGGCGATCAATCGCGCCTGCACTTCGACCGCCTTGCCCAGCGCGGCGCCGGCGGCCTTCACGCCCTCGGCGTCGGCCGCCTCCTGCGCGTCCATCAGGCGCTCGTACTCTTCCTTGGGAAACTTGGCGTCGATCGGCAGCCAGACCGGCGCGGCGCCATCGCCCCGCCCCGGCAGGCGAATCGCGAATTCGACCACCGCGTCGCTGCCAGGCACCGGCTTGATGTTGGCGGCGTACTGCTCGGGGGTCATGTTGTCCTCGATCAGCCGCGCCAGTTGCACCTCGCCCCAGGTGCCGCGCGACTTGACGTTGGTCAGCACGCGCTTGAGGTCGCCCACGCCGGCGGCCAGCGCCTGCATCTCGCCCAGCCCCTTGTGCACGGCCTCGAGGCGGTCCGACACCTGCTTGAACGATTCGCCCAGGCGCTGCTCGAGCGTGGCGTGCAGTTTCTCGTCGACGGTGCGGCGCATGTCGTCCAGCTTCGCGCCGTTGTCATTCTGCAACG
The window above is part of the Achromobacter deleyi genome. Proteins encoded here:
- a CDS encoding amidase, whose protein sequence is MGTADRVDSSSFDAMALGADIAQGATTALAAMQQALERVAARNPSINAACGVQAELGLDLARALDGELAALSAEQRLALLHERPFLGVPTLLKDLGTAALGLPSAMGSVLYGKVDWSVDAEIVKRYRRAGLIPFGRSTSAELGLSPTSESPVYGAPTQNPWKTGHSAGGSSGGAGAALASGMVRIAHGSDGGGSIRIPASCCGVLGLKPSRGMMPLGPLKGEGWGGLATEHMMTLSVRDCAAALDISAGADVGAPYAAPARPGESYRDIVARVSADPGSAPRRRIAYINTTYEGEAIHPEVAAAVDEAARLFAGLGHELVVAAPPVGSEEVLSPMLPLIASAAANAIDSYVGARNRRLAADELQPTTLGAREYARAISGAQYVACVDSCHEITRRIGRFLHREGTQGHDLFLSPVLAQLPAPIGRYAMDNADYLAYRLGKKGVIGYSPFAPLANLTGMPAISIPFGLSADGLPIGIQVMGPLGSEAWLLELAAQVEALRPWQRVAPIAR
- the rmuC gene encoding DNA recombination protein RmuC, whose protein sequence is MSNDVLLWVAAGGAVLACLIALLAWLSRPARDDRLDALLEGLERTERALRADMAESQRGLRAEFAESTRGLRQELAQSHGDLRAALTRDAQAARAESAESLARFAAGFGEQLQGLIQINERRLMEVRTTVDQRLQALQNDNGAKLDDMRRTVDEKLHATLEQRLGESFKQVSDRLEAVHKGLGEMQALAAGVGDLKRVLTNVKSRGTWGEVQLARLIEDNMTPEQYAANIKPVPGSDAVVEFAIRLPGRGDGAAPVWLPIDAKFPKEEYERLMDAQEAADAEGVKAAGAALGKAVEVQARLIASKYVAPPHTTDFAIMFLPTESLYAEVLRRPGLLDRLHDLRINVAGPSNLAALLNSLQMGFRTLAIEQRSSEVWQVLRAVKTEFGKFGDALAGVKKTLDTASSKIGQTEVRTRAMLRNLKSVEALPEAEALRLLGGEGAAAYDGAEDAAATDEAPATPAAPGSGA